One window from the genome of Myxococcus fulvus encodes:
- a CDS encoding MDR family MFS transporter, which translates to MRKTHRPLTTLALATSLFMAALEVTVVSTAMPTVVGELGGIQSYAWVFTAYMLASTITVPIYGKLADLYGRKPVLLFGIGLFLVGSIASGLATSMGMLIAFRTLQGLGAGAIQPVALTIIGDLYTMQERARVQGAFSAVWGVAGLVGPVTGGLIVKYLSWHWIFFINVPVGVLTFALVVAFFHEQVERKPQQLDYAGAALLCAGVVALLVGVQGLGMNLWALPVALGLLWAFVAVERRAPAPVIPMSIFQSPAIAISSVAGALFSAAMFGATTYVPLYVQAVLGSTPTVAGGMITPMIVGWPLASVFAGKLLLRTGFRPLIVGGLGLTMVGTVLMTLLLVQGASLIALQVAMALFGVGLGFASTALLIAVQTSVGWELRGVATASNMFFRTIGGVLGVGLMGGVMVSQLMKDPSVPLSAANALLGPERGHAAIPEAMLKSLSGALTTGLNINFWLICAFSVAAFVSGLFFPRVSRNTNAPLSSDSAAAPH; encoded by the coding sequence ATGCGAAAGACTCACCGTCCCCTGACGACCCTGGCGCTCGCGACGAGCCTCTTCATGGCGGCGCTGGAGGTCACCGTCGTCTCCACCGCGATGCCCACGGTGGTGGGCGAGCTGGGTGGCATCCAGAGCTACGCGTGGGTCTTCACCGCGTACATGCTGGCGTCCACCATCACCGTCCCCATCTACGGGAAGCTGGCGGACCTGTACGGTCGCAAGCCGGTGCTGCTGTTCGGAATCGGCCTGTTCCTGGTGGGCTCCATCGCCAGCGGGCTGGCGACGTCGATGGGGATGCTCATCGCCTTCCGGACGTTGCAGGGCCTGGGTGCGGGTGCCATCCAGCCGGTGGCGCTCACCATCATCGGGGATTTGTACACGATGCAGGAGCGCGCGCGGGTGCAGGGCGCCTTCAGCGCGGTGTGGGGCGTGGCGGGGCTGGTGGGGCCTGTCACGGGCGGGCTCATCGTGAAGTACCTGAGCTGGCATTGGATCTTCTTCATCAACGTGCCGGTGGGCGTGCTGACGTTCGCGCTGGTGGTGGCGTTCTTCCACGAGCAGGTGGAGCGGAAGCCGCAGCAACTGGACTACGCGGGCGCGGCGCTCTTGTGCGCGGGCGTGGTGGCGCTGCTCGTCGGCGTGCAGGGCCTGGGGATGAACCTGTGGGCGCTGCCGGTGGCGCTGGGGCTCTTGTGGGCGTTCGTCGCGGTGGAGCGCCGTGCGCCCGCGCCGGTCATCCCGATGAGCATCTTCCAGTCGCCCGCCATCGCCATCTCCTCGGTGGCCGGGGCGCTGTTCTCCGCGGCGATGTTCGGCGCGACCACGTACGTGCCGCTGTACGTGCAGGCGGTGCTGGGCAGCACGCCCACGGTGGCGGGCGGGATGATCACGCCCATGATCGTCGGCTGGCCGCTGGCCTCGGTGTTCGCGGGCAAGCTGCTGCTGCGCACGGGCTTCCGGCCGCTCATCGTCGGCGGGCTGGGACTGACGATGGTGGGCACGGTGCTGATGACGCTGCTCTTGGTCCAGGGTGCGTCGCTCATCGCGCTCCAGGTGGCGATGGCGCTGTTCGGGGTGGGGCTGGGCTTCGCGTCCACCGCGCTGCTCATCGCGGTGCAGACCAGCGTGGGCTGGGAGCTGCGGGGCGTGGCCACGGCCAGCAACATGTTCTTCCGCACCATCGGGGGTGTGCTGGGTGTGGGCCTGATGGGGGGCGTGATGGTGTCGCAATTGATGAAGGACCCATCGGTGCCGCTGTCGGCCGCCAACGCGCTGCTGGGGCCGGAGCGAGGGCACGCGGCCATTCCGGAGGCGATGCTCAAGTCGCTGAGCGGGGCGCTCACCACGGGGTTGAACATCAACTTCTGGCTCATCTGCGCCTTCTCGGTGGCGGCCTTCGTGTCGGGGCTGTTCTTCCCGCGCGTGAGCCGGAACACGAACGCGCCCCTGTCCAGCGACAGCGCCGCCGCGCCGCACTGA